The proteins below come from a single Isoptericola dokdonensis DS-3 genomic window:
- a CDS encoding sensor histidine kinase codes for MPEPSDPTPADRPARPTAPTGSGLPGGPTAPPRAPGRAARIWSETWRLGLALLMSMVVTGFVVVEVEAQRMAMTGEQLALDIAVGMLCFGLVLLRHRWPTAVALVVCTAGAVSVFAVGPITLAVVSLATHRRWWRIAVVAVVYTVALWTYEQLYPSVEPMPWAVSIVGGLGMFALLVWIGAYVGLRREHIASLYERIATAEREQASRVAQARANERARIAREMHDVLAHRMSLVAMHAGALAYRSDLPPEQVAETAALVRDSAHEALGELREVLGVLRGLDGPAPGADDAEARPERPQPTLADLDELVVATTAAGTPVRVTDRVPDDAALPLAASRSAFRIVQEALTNVRKHAPGITASIVLRGAPGQGLWITVSNPTPAREPAAPGAETRPPTSGLGLLGLMERAELAGGTLTARDADGRFVVQAWLPWAP; via the coding sequence GTGCCCGAACCCTCCGACCCCACCCCTGCCGACCGGCCGGCCCGCCCGACCGCCCCGACGGGGTCCGGCCTGCCGGGCGGACCGACGGCGCCGCCGCGGGCCCCGGGTCGCGCCGCACGGATCTGGTCGGAGACGTGGCGCCTCGGGCTCGCGCTCCTCATGAGCATGGTCGTCACCGGGTTCGTCGTCGTGGAGGTCGAGGCGCAGCGGATGGCGATGACGGGCGAGCAGCTCGCGCTCGACATCGCCGTCGGGATGCTGTGCTTCGGCCTGGTCCTGCTGCGGCACCGCTGGCCGACGGCGGTCGCCCTGGTGGTGTGCACCGCGGGAGCCGTCTCGGTGTTCGCCGTCGGCCCGATCACGCTCGCCGTCGTCTCGCTCGCGACCCACCGGCGGTGGTGGCGTATCGCCGTCGTCGCCGTGGTGTACACCGTCGCCCTGTGGACGTACGAGCAGCTCTACCCGTCCGTCGAGCCGATGCCGTGGGCCGTGTCGATCGTCGGCGGGCTCGGGATGTTCGCCCTGCTCGTGTGGATCGGCGCCTACGTCGGGCTGCGCCGCGAGCACATCGCGTCCCTGTACGAGCGGATCGCGACGGCCGAGCGCGAGCAGGCCAGCCGTGTCGCGCAGGCCCGCGCCAACGAGCGGGCACGCATCGCCCGCGAGATGCACGACGTCCTCGCCCACCGCATGTCGCTGGTCGCGATGCACGCCGGGGCGCTCGCGTACCGCTCCGACCTGCCGCCCGAGCAGGTCGCCGAGACCGCGGCGCTCGTCCGCGACTCCGCCCACGAGGCCCTCGGCGAGCTGCGGGAGGTCCTCGGTGTGCTGCGTGGGCTCGACGGTCCCGCACCCGGAGCCGACGACGCCGAGGCGCGCCCCGAACGCCCCCAGCCCACCCTCGCCGACCTCGACGAGCTCGTCGTCGCGACCACCGCCGCCGGCACCCCGGTACGCGTCACCGACCGGGTGCCCGATGACGCCGCCCTGCCCCTCGCGGCGTCCCGCAGCGCCTTCCGCATCGTCCAGGAGGCCCTGACCAACGTGCGCAAGCACGCCCCCGGCATCACGGCGTCGATCGTGCTGCGCGGCGCCCCCGGCCAGGGCCTGTGGATCACGGTGAGCAACCCGACCCCCGCCCGCGAGCCCGCCGCACCCGGCGCCGAGACCCGACCCCCGACGTCCGGGCTCGGCCTGCTCGGGCTCATGGAACGCGCCGAGCTCGCCGGCGGCACCCTCACCGCCCGCGACGCCGACGGCCGGTTCGTCGTCCAGGCCTGGCTACCGTGGGCGCCATGA
- a CDS encoding PQQ-binding-like beta-propeller repeat protein, translated as MGRRRRPEGAFTFELVPDEAEVVTTDVPGPGVDDDTGDGRAGGARRGAVGRAWRGTHRHTRWGVLVATVALVGTGLVVDAVMDRGREAALRDAAGGVVDLTLPPREVWRVDGVADEPALPGGLAAVAGDVVAVQRAGELLGVDLASGEPRWTVDLVDRPGVCGPGLTFWSDTAEITQASRVVCLGESRGGGTSVMVVESDGTVLVRRELRDSFDLAIPGPEASVLTAQWVGAPGDVDVELQGDPMTDLTVVGEIDEGYDLRVRLEDAVTGEERWSRTVPFGEVLDEEQCVRWSTGGRTAELERRGVVEHAVSERLVGVAGCGVLAYFTPDGHPLDLGLLTETDEETVRRVRPLADGGFAVSAGGWGASTWEHHVLDDAGRLRFVVHGRLLDPWATSGDAADRWLVRQDEATVALDAQGREVWRAQVPALELLARTAGVAVVLDDRDRVVGLDLADGAVLWVRDDVATPEPESSSGDRRTGEIQSVFTDGSVVATVAPSYTDAAVVSAWRALDVSTGEDLWSVDLVQEGWGVDLAVDGHLLRWWPTGLAGMSP; from the coding sequence GTGGGGCGCAGGCGCCGTCCCGAGGGGGCGTTCACGTTCGAGCTCGTGCCCGACGAGGCCGAGGTCGTCACCACCGACGTGCCCGGGCCCGGGGTCGACGACGACACGGGCGACGGGAGGGCCGGCGGTGCGCGCCGTGGCGCCGTGGGGCGGGCCTGGCGTGGCACGCACCGGCACACCCGGTGGGGGGTCCTCGTGGCGACGGTCGCGCTGGTGGGCACGGGACTGGTGGTGGACGCCGTGATGGACCGGGGCCGCGAGGCGGCGCTGCGGGACGCCGCGGGCGGCGTCGTCGATCTCACCCTTCCTCCGCGGGAGGTGTGGCGCGTCGACGGGGTGGCGGACGAGCCGGCGCTGCCGGGCGGTCTCGCCGCCGTCGCGGGGGACGTCGTGGCGGTGCAGCGGGCCGGCGAGCTCCTCGGGGTGGACCTGGCGTCGGGCGAGCCCCGGTGGACGGTCGACCTGGTGGACCGGCCGGGGGTGTGCGGGCCGGGCCTCACGTTCTGGTCGGACACCGCGGAGATCACGCAGGCGTCGCGGGTGGTGTGCCTGGGGGAGTCGCGCGGCGGGGGCACCTCCGTGATGGTCGTCGAGTCCGACGGCACGGTGCTGGTGCGACGGGAGCTGCGGGACTCCTTCGACCTGGCGATCCCCGGCCCGGAGGCGTCCGTCCTGACGGCGCAGTGGGTGGGTGCCCCGGGGGACGTGGACGTCGAGCTGCAGGGCGACCCGATGACCGACCTCACGGTCGTGGGGGAGATCGACGAGGGCTACGACCTGCGCGTGCGGCTCGAGGACGCGGTGACGGGCGAGGAGCGCTGGTCGCGCACCGTGCCGTTCGGGGAGGTGCTGGACGAGGAGCAGTGCGTGCGGTGGTCCACCGGGGGCCGGACGGCGGAGCTGGAGCGGCGGGGTGTGGTCGAGCACGCGGTGAGCGAGCGGCTCGTCGGGGTGGCGGGGTGCGGGGTCCTCGCCTACTTCACCCCGGACGGCCACCCGCTGGACCTCGGCCTGTTGACCGAGACGGACGAGGAGACGGTGCGTCGGGTCCGGCCTCTGGCGGACGGCGGGTTCGCGGTGTCGGCGGGCGGCTGGGGCGCGAGCACGTGGGAGCACCACGTGTTGGACGACGCGGGCCGGCTGCGCTTCGTCGTGCACGGGCGCCTGCTCGACCCGTGGGCGACGTCGGGCGACGCGGCGGACCGCTGGCTGGTCCGGCAGGACGAGGCGACGGTCGCGCTGGACGCGCAGGGGCGGGAGGTGTGGCGGGCGCAGGTCCCGGCGCTCGAGCTGCTCGCCCGCACGGCGGGGGTCGCGGTGGTGCTGGACGACCGGGACCGGGTGGTCGGTCTCGACCTCGCCGACGGCGCCGTGCTGTGGGTGCGCGACGACGTGGCGACGCCGGAGCCGGAGTCGTCGTCGGGGGATCGCCGCACGGGGGAGATCCAGTCGGTGTTCACCGACGGGTCGGTCGTGGCGACGGTGGCCCCGTCGTACACCGACGCCGCGGTGGTGTCGGCGTGGCGGGCGCTCGACGTGTCGACGGGGGAGGACCTGTGGTCCGTCGACCTCGTGCAGGAGGGCTGGGGGGTGGACCTCGCCGTGGACGGCCACCTGCTGCGCTGGTGGCCGACCGGGCTGGCGGGCATGTCCCCGTGA
- a CDS encoding ABC transporter permease, translated as MTTVDRTLSPPPTLTSRSDVPAVTFGRLVLVEWRKQLDTRAGRWLLIVIAAVTAAVMLVMGAVGDGNVPFEAFLIGSSTPLAMLLPIVAILAATSEWSQRTALTTFTLEPRRLRVIWAKAVTAVGSGVAFYVVAVGIAALAHLWVVTFRDATPDWSMGTVTWGTLVMVAIWMLSGVAFGLAFLSTPTAIVTYLVLPVVVSTVAVFVTAWADVWPWIDLSTASAPLMTDPAMAAQLDLSSGGEMWAQIATSTLVWVGIPLAVGIARVTRGEIKTA; from the coding sequence ATGACCACCGTCGACCGCACCCTGTCCCCGCCGCCCACGCTGACCAGCCGCAGCGACGTCCCGGCCGTCACGTTCGGCCGTCTCGTCCTGGTGGAGTGGCGCAAGCAGCTCGACACCCGCGCGGGACGCTGGCTGCTCATCGTCATCGCGGCCGTCACCGCCGCCGTCATGCTCGTCATGGGCGCCGTCGGCGACGGGAACGTGCCGTTCGAGGCGTTCCTCATCGGCAGCTCGACGCCGCTCGCGATGCTGCTGCCGATCGTCGCGATCCTCGCGGCGACGTCCGAGTGGTCGCAGCGCACCGCCCTGACGACCTTCACCCTGGAGCCGCGGCGCCTGCGGGTCATCTGGGCGAAGGCCGTGACCGCTGTCGGGTCCGGTGTGGCGTTCTACGTCGTCGCCGTCGGGATCGCCGCGCTGGCCCACCTGTGGGTCGTGACGTTCCGTGACGCGACCCCCGACTGGAGCATGGGCACGGTCACCTGGGGCACCCTGGTGATGGTGGCGATCTGGATGCTCAGCGGTGTCGCGTTCGGTCTCGCGTTCCTCAGCACGCCGACCGCGATCGTCACCTATCTGGTGCTGCCCGTCGTCGTGAGCACCGTGGCGGTGTTCGTCACGGCGTGGGCCGACGTGTGGCCGTGGATCGACCTGTCGACGGCGAGCGCACCGCTGATGACCGACCCGGCCATGGCCGCCCAGCTGGACCTGTCCAGCGGCGGGGAGATGTGGGCGCAGATCGCCACGTCGACGCTCGTGTGGGTGGGGATCCCGCTGGCCGTCGGCATCGCCCGGGTGACCCGCGGCGAGATCAAGACGGCCTGA
- a CDS encoding PQQ-binding-like beta-propeller repeat protein — protein MARRRDTGTVSFDVSFDADDTLDPGVPSPRRRTGGRWRAATPRQRRRAGLIGGGLVVLVVGGLATTTAVSAHADAQRLREAPGGVLSLEGPLVESVRTDADDLAAVLDAGVLALVDGADVVAWDVAAGEEVWRTEVGGSPRCGPRPQLGGAVDFATPVDTITCLQDDGARVTVLTADGDVTGTRDLPADGYGREHQVVAPAAEGGLLVVEHDPGLPERVEIPADDSGDPWLVLDELERQVTQGTAHVEDALTGDVRFELPVSQPGGRGAGYCYDTYLTNDASVGGESEATLRPADVVATPHLVMYERCGASARGTAAGAPLDVGEGIDSYGSIGWFVGPGASSVQTATDGELVVPDGSTTKVVDASGDVVLRAPAQLAAPSATDGSPAGLWIGTRDYAYLVALDETGEQVWQTDGGDISLLAQTADTVVMANWERVVGRDPADGAERWRVPLMGTDLLGGAVSRDWNPRAMVTDGLRVMVLVESYSEDGSGSFGLLTVDLASGDHEIDMLDLDGRDGIADGGERGWVLPWLVAVDGHPALLGIGLDEAYRYSVTSVATLGSP, from the coding sequence GTGGCACGACGGCGCGACACCGGCACGGTCTCCTTCGACGTCTCCTTCGACGCGGACGACACCCTGGATCCCGGCGTGCCCTCGCCGCGACGACGGACCGGCGGGCGCTGGCGCGCGGCGACCCCGCGGCAGCGGCGGCGGGCCGGGCTGATCGGCGGCGGGCTGGTCGTGCTGGTCGTGGGTGGTCTGGCGACGACGACGGCGGTCTCGGCGCACGCGGACGCCCAGCGGCTGCGCGAGGCGCCGGGCGGCGTGCTGTCCCTGGAGGGCCCGCTCGTCGAGTCCGTGCGGACGGACGCCGACGACCTGGCCGCGGTGCTCGACGCCGGGGTGCTCGCGCTGGTCGACGGCGCCGACGTCGTCGCGTGGGACGTCGCCGCGGGCGAGGAGGTGTGGCGCACCGAGGTGGGCGGGTCGCCCCGGTGCGGGCCGCGCCCGCAGCTCGGTGGCGCCGTCGACTTCGCGACGCCGGTGGACACCATCACGTGCCTGCAGGACGACGGCGCCCGGGTGACCGTGCTCACCGCGGACGGCGACGTCACCGGGACGCGGGACCTGCCGGCCGACGGGTACGGGCGCGAGCACCAGGTGGTGGCGCCCGCCGCCGAGGGCGGGCTGCTCGTCGTCGAGCACGACCCCGGCCTGCCGGAACGGGTCGAGATCCCCGCGGACGACTCCGGCGACCCGTGGCTCGTGCTCGACGAGCTGGAGCGCCAGGTCACGCAGGGCACCGCGCACGTCGAGGACGCCCTGACCGGGGACGTCCGGTTCGAGCTGCCGGTGAGCCAGCCGGGGGGCCGCGGGGCGGGCTACTGCTACGACACGTACCTCACGAACGACGCCTCGGTGGGCGGTGAGTCGGAGGCCACCCTCCGCCCGGCCGACGTCGTCGCCACCCCGCACCTCGTGATGTACGAGCGGTGCGGTGCGAGCGCGCGGGGCACGGCGGCGGGGGCGCCGTTGGACGTGGGCGAGGGGATCGACAGCTACGGGAGCATCGGGTGGTTCGTCGGCCCGGGTGCCAGCAGCGTCCAGACGGCCACTGACGGCGAGCTGGTCGTGCCGGACGGCTCGACCACCAAGGTGGTCGACGCGTCCGGGGACGTCGTGCTGCGTGCGCCTGCACAGCTCGCGGCGCCGTCGGCGACGGACGGGAGCCCCGCCGGGCTGTGGATCGGCACACGCGACTACGCGTACCTCGTCGCGCTGGACGAGACCGGCGAGCAGGTGTGGCAGACCGACGGCGGGGACATCTCGCTGCTCGCGCAGACGGCCGACACCGTGGTGATGGCGAACTGGGAACGGGTGGTCGGCCGCGACCCGGCCGACGGTGCCGAACGATGGCGCGTCCCCCTGATGGGGACCGATCTCCTTGGCGGCGCGGTGAGCCGCGACTGGAACCCGCGGGCGATGGTGACGGACGGCCTGCGCGTCATGGTCCTCGTCGAGAGCTACAGCGAGGACGGGAGCGGTTCGTTCGGGCTCCTCACGGTGGACCTGGCCTCCGGGGACCACGAGATCGACATGCTCGACCTGGACGGCCGCGACGGTATCGCCGACGGCGGCGAGCGCGGCTGGGTGCTCCCGTGGCTCGTCGCGGTCGACGGCCACCCCGCGCTCCTCGGGATCGGCCTCGACGAGGCGTACCGCTACTCCGTCACCTCGGTCGCGACCCTCGGGTCGCCCTGA
- a CDS encoding PadR family transcriptional regulator, which produces MRTPNSTPFTDPFDLPHAERRRGDHPRGGRGRRGGFDAGWESGPRGPRPGGFGPGGPGGRGPRRGRGQMRAAILLLLDEEPRHGYQIITELAERSQGAWRPSPGAVYPAIAQLQDEGLVTLSDDEGRRLATLTDTGRAHVAEHRDELGTPWEGGPRHRGHEVHRALRDLHGAVEQVARTGTPEQGASAVEILDKARRDLYLLLAG; this is translated from the coding sequence ATGCGCACCCCGAACAGCACCCCCTTCACCGACCCCTTCGACCTCCCCCACGCCGAACGACGCCGCGGCGACCACCCCCGCGGAGGCCGCGGGCGACGCGGCGGCTTCGACGCCGGCTGGGAGTCCGGCCCCCGCGGCCCCCGCCCCGGCGGCTTCGGCCCCGGCGGCCCCGGCGGACGCGGCCCGCGCCGCGGACGCGGCCAGATGCGCGCCGCGATCCTGCTGCTCCTCGACGAGGAGCCCCGCCACGGCTACCAGATCATCACCGAGCTCGCCGAGCGCTCCCAGGGTGCCTGGCGGCCCAGCCCCGGCGCCGTCTACCCGGCGATCGCCCAGCTCCAGGACGAGGGCCTCGTGACCCTGTCCGACGACGAGGGCCGACGCCTCGCCACCCTCACCGACACGGGCCGCGCGCACGTCGCCGAGCACCGCGACGAGCTCGGCACCCCCTGGGAGGGCGGCCCCCGCCACCGCGGCCACGAGGTCCACCGCGCCCTGCGCGACCTCCACGGCGCCGTCGAGCAGGTCGCCCGCACCGGCACCCCCGAGCAGGGCGCGTCCGCCGTCGAGATCCTCGACAAGGCGCGCCGCGACCTCTACCTGCTGCTCGCCGGCTGA
- a CDS encoding ABC transporter ATP-binding protein, with the protein MITVEHLTKRYGPVLAVDDVSFTAEPGLVTGFLGPNGAGKSTTMRMMCGLTPASSGSTRILGLPYAALTNPGRRVGVLLDASAQHAGRTGREVLALAALLTGVGRSRVDEVLDVVGLTTAEASRRVGTYSLGMRQRLGLAGALLGEPEVLILDEPANGLDPAGIRWMRDLLRGYAADGGTVLLSSHLLGEIEQVADRIVVIGRGRIVADGTKDELLRGAGTYVRSTDDAALVSALRAAGTEVEHRTGGGVVATADAEHVARTAASAGVVVVELREASSRGLEELFLELTAEHAREEVTA; encoded by the coding sequence ATGATCACCGTGGAGCACCTGACCAAGAGGTACGGGCCGGTCCTGGCCGTGGACGACGTGTCGTTCACCGCCGAGCCGGGTCTCGTCACCGGCTTCCTCGGCCCGAACGGCGCCGGGAAGTCGACGACCATGCGCATGATGTGCGGCCTGACCCCGGCCTCGTCGGGCTCGACGCGCATCCTCGGGCTGCCGTACGCGGCGCTCACCAACCCGGGCCGCCGCGTCGGCGTCCTGCTCGACGCCTCCGCGCAGCACGCCGGCCGCACGGGCCGCGAGGTCCTCGCGCTCGCCGCGCTCCTGACGGGCGTGGGCCGTTCCCGCGTCGACGAGGTCCTCGACGTCGTCGGGCTCACCACCGCCGAGGCGTCCCGCCGCGTCGGCACGTACTCGCTCGGCATGCGGCAGCGCCTCGGCCTCGCGGGTGCCCTGCTCGGGGAGCCCGAGGTCCTCATCCTCGACGAGCCCGCCAACGGCCTCGACCCCGCCGGCATCCGGTGGATGCGCGACCTCCTGCGCGGGTACGCCGCCGACGGCGGCACCGTGCTGCTGTCGTCGCACCTCCTCGGGGAGATCGAGCAGGTCGCGGACCGCATCGTCGTCATCGGCCGGGGCCGCATCGTCGCCGACGGCACCAAGGACGAGCTGCTGCGTGGCGCCGGCACGTACGTCCGGTCCACCGACGACGCCGCGCTCGTGTCCGCCCTGCGCGCTGCCGGCACCGAGGTGGAGCACCGCACCGGTGGCGGCGTCGTCGCCACCGCCGACGCCGAGCACGTCGCCCGCACCGCGGCGAGCGCCGGCGTCGTCGTCGTCGAGCTGCGCGAGGCCTCCTCGCGCGGCCTCGAGGAGCTGTTCCTCGAGCTCACCGCCGAGCACGCCCGTGAGGAGGTGACGGCATGA
- a CDS encoding response regulator: protein MNVVNVVVVDDDPLVRAGLRLILGGTPQVDVVADAADGADAVDVVRRTRPDVVLMDIRMPRLDGLEATRRVVALPDAPRVIVLTTFDTDDMVLQALRAGAAGFLLKDTPPERLVAAVLAAADGEPTLSPSVMTQLIARVSAEVPDPAVRPGSAAQRVASLTDREREVAVVLARGLSNAEIAAELYLSVPTVKTHLSRILDKLGAANRVQAAIAVHDAGLTA, encoded by the coding sequence ATGAACGTGGTGAACGTCGTGGTCGTGGACGACGACCCCCTGGTCCGTGCCGGGCTCCGCCTCATCCTCGGCGGGACCCCGCAGGTCGACGTCGTCGCGGACGCCGCCGACGGTGCCGACGCCGTCGACGTCGTCCGCCGCACCCGACCCGACGTCGTCCTCATGGACATCCGCATGCCCCGGCTCGACGGGCTGGAGGCCACGCGCCGCGTCGTCGCGCTCCCCGACGCACCGCGCGTCATCGTCCTGACGACCTTCGACACCGACGACATGGTGCTCCAGGCCCTGCGCGCCGGAGCCGCCGGGTTCCTCCTCAAGGACACCCCGCCCGAACGGCTCGTCGCCGCGGTCCTCGCCGCCGCCGACGGCGAGCCCACCCTCTCGCCGTCCGTCATGACCCAGCTCATCGCGCGGGTGTCCGCCGAGGTGCCCGACCCGGCCGTCCGCCCCGGCTCCGCCGCGCAACGCGTCGCGTCCCTCACCGACCGGGAGCGGGAGGTCGCCGTCGTCCTGGCGCGCGGGCTGTCGAACGCGGAGATCGCCGCCGAGCTCTACCTGAGCGTCCCCACCGTGAAGACCCACCTGTCGCGGATCCTCGACAAGCTCGGCGCCGCCAACCGTGTCCAGGCCGCCATCGCCGTGCACGACGCGGGCCTCACCGCGTAG
- a CDS encoding cation:proton antiporter — MDVMLVAVASVAVIIAVSALAPRAGVGAPLVLVLIGLGVSFLPAVPALEVEPEIILAGVLPALLYAAAASFPSMDFRRDFGAISGLSVLLVVVSAVVLGFVFSWMIPGLDLAAGIALGAIVSPTDAVATSIIKRLGAPARVVTVLDGEGLLNDATSLVLLRSAVAATAASVSFWSVVGDFVWAVAIAVVSGVVVGLVGLRVRRRLPTPALSTGVSFLVPFAAYWPAEALEASGIVASVTAGLVTGTLSARYLTPQVRSAEKTNWRTVEGLLEGALFLVMGLEFFALVTDVQAEHGSLWQALWVAVVAAVGVIAIRAAFILPLLRLLARRRRRGEEMRGALTTMQDRLDAKLARRDDSRPMTSADAVDVLHAAWPEEDQERRRRRQEQWERRVADHPEEARHRQRLLDRLDQFRRRLTRRVADIDYLAAAPLGPKEGVVLVWAGMRGVVTLAAAQTLPQDFPQRSLLVLVAFGVAVGTLLVQGGTLPWVVRRLGLAGVESPTAADHAAGLRAVVHDAATGLLDGAPARPDGTPYERDVVATVRGAVVREESERDEDAARSDELSAQYFELRVRVIEAQRDALLRARADGTFDSALLSRALDLLDAEQIAVEMRGETL; from the coding sequence ATGGACGTCATGCTGGTGGCGGTCGCGTCCGTCGCCGTGATCATCGCCGTGTCCGCGCTCGCACCCCGGGCGGGGGTGGGGGCGCCGCTGGTGCTGGTCCTGATCGGCCTCGGCGTGAGCTTCCTGCCGGCGGTCCCGGCGTTGGAGGTGGAGCCGGAGATCATCCTGGCCGGGGTGCTGCCGGCGCTGCTGTACGCGGCGGCGGCGTCGTTCCCGTCGATGGACTTCCGCCGCGACTTCGGGGCGATCTCGGGGCTGAGCGTGCTGCTGGTGGTGGTGTCGGCCGTCGTGCTGGGCTTCGTGTTCTCGTGGATGATCCCTGGCCTGGACCTGGCGGCCGGTATCGCGCTGGGTGCGATCGTCAGCCCGACGGACGCGGTGGCGACGTCGATCATCAAGCGCCTGGGCGCTCCCGCGCGCGTGGTGACGGTGCTCGACGGCGAGGGGCTGCTGAACGATGCGACGTCGCTCGTGCTGCTGCGGTCGGCGGTGGCGGCGACGGCGGCGAGCGTGTCGTTCTGGTCCGTCGTCGGGGACTTCGTGTGGGCGGTGGCGATCGCCGTCGTGAGCGGTGTGGTGGTGGGCCTGGTGGGGCTGCGGGTGCGGCGTCGGCTGCCGACCCCCGCGCTGTCCACCGGGGTGTCGTTCCTGGTGCCGTTCGCGGCGTACTGGCCGGCGGAGGCGCTGGAGGCGTCGGGGATCGTCGCCTCGGTGACGGCGGGCCTGGTGACGGGCACGCTGTCGGCCCGCTACCTGACGCCGCAGGTGCGGTCCGCGGAGAAGACGAACTGGCGCACGGTCGAGGGGCTGCTGGAGGGCGCGCTGTTCCTCGTCATGGGTCTGGAGTTCTTCGCCCTGGTCACGGACGTGCAGGCGGAGCACGGGTCGTTGTGGCAGGCGCTGTGGGTGGCGGTCGTCGCGGCGGTGGGCGTGATCGCGATCCGGGCGGCCTTCATCCTGCCGCTGCTGCGGCTGCTCGCGCGCCGACGCCGGCGTGGCGAGGAGATGCGCGGCGCCCTCACGACCATGCAGGACCGGCTCGACGCGAAGCTGGCCCGGCGTGACGACTCACGGCCGATGACGTCGGCGGACGCCGTGGACGTGCTGCACGCCGCCTGGCCGGAGGAGGACCAGGAGCGCCGTCGGCGCCGCCAGGAGCAGTGGGAACGCCGGGTCGCGGACCATCCGGAGGAGGCGCGGCACCGCCAGCGGCTGCTCGACCGTCTCGACCAGTTCCGGCGTCGGCTGACGCGGCGGGTCGCGGACATCGACTACCTCGCGGCGGCGCCGCTCGGGCCGAAGGAGGGGGTGGTGCTGGTGTGGGCCGGCATGCGGGGCGTGGTGACGCTGGCCGCGGCGCAGACCCTCCCGCAGGACTTCCCGCAGCGGTCGCTGCTGGTCCTCGTCGCGTTCGGGGTGGCGGTCGGCACGCTGCTCGTGCAGGGCGGGACGTTGCCGTGGGTGGTGCGTCGGCTCGGGCTCGCCGGGGTGGAGTCGCCGACGGCGGCCGACCACGCGGCCGGGCTGCGCGCCGTCGTGCACGACGCCGCCACGGGCCTGCTCGACGGGGCGCCCGCCCGCCCGGACGGGACGCCCTACGAGCGGGACGTCGTCGCGACCGTCCGCGGCGCCGTCGTGCGAGAGGAGTCGGAGCGGGACGAGGACGCCGCCCGGTCCGACGAGCTGTCGGCGCAGTACTTCGAGCTGCGGGTCCGGGTGATCGAGGCGCAGCGTGACGCCCTGCTGCGGGCCCGCGCGGACGGCACGTTCGACTCGGCGCTGCTGTCCCGCGCCCTGGACCTGCTGGACGCGGAGCAGATCGCCGTCGAGATGCGCGGCGAGACGCTCTGA
- a CDS encoding DNA/RNA non-specific endonuclease, producing the protein MTGYDASFLGPDDALAVPLPAPRVVPGVAPRELRRLDHPHFTVLLDPARRLAAATACTIDGARLRPLPRSGTWRLDPQAPADEQAGPELYARNALDRGHLVRRLDPMWGTVPEAQAAGRATFVYSNAAPQVDRFNQSKELWNGLEDHVLAFADVHDHRVVVHTGCVSDPTDPVYRGVALPRRFWKVAAWAAAAAAPSDDPAGRGGVSALADDRESAQAGTSQRGPARVSAGGRESAQTGASQRSQARVSAGDRESAQAGTSQRELARVSATTEPPMLRAAAFVLDQSPQLDVADLRAATAQALAVGDVPPLGPYRTFQVPVADVERLTGLDLGALVAADVLAGEPAAGRRDVVEPLRVGTVPRSWSPVTTPADLTLAP; encoded by the coding sequence GTGACCGGCTACGACGCCTCCTTCCTCGGCCCCGACGACGCCCTCGCCGTCCCGCTGCCCGCGCCACGCGTGGTCCCCGGCGTCGCGCCCCGCGAGCTGCGCCGGCTCGACCACCCGCACTTCACCGTGCTCCTCGACCCCGCCCGGCGTCTCGCCGCCGCCACCGCCTGCACGATCGACGGCGCCCGGCTCCGGCCCCTGCCCCGCTCCGGCACCTGGCGGCTCGACCCGCAGGCGCCCGCCGACGAGCAGGCCGGCCCCGAGCTCTACGCCCGCAACGCCCTCGACCGCGGCCACCTCGTGCGCCGGCTCGACCCCATGTGGGGCACCGTCCCCGAGGCGCAGGCAGCCGGTCGCGCCACCTTCGTCTACTCCAACGCCGCCCCCCAGGTCGACCGGTTCAACCAGTCCAAGGAGCTGTGGAACGGACTCGAGGACCACGTCCTCGCCTTCGCCGACGTCCACGACCACCGCGTCGTCGTCCACACGGGGTGCGTCTCCGACCCCACCGACCCCGTCTACCGCGGCGTCGCCCTCCCGCGCCGCTTCTGGAAGGTCGCCGCCTGGGCGGCCGCCGCAGCGGCACCGTCCGACGACCCTGCAGGTCGAGGAGGCGTGTCGGCGCTCGCCGACGACCGCGAGTCAGCGCAGGCGGGCACGAGTCAGCGCGGACCGGCACGAGTCAGCGCAGGCGGGCGCGAGTCAGCGCAGACCGGCGCCAGTCAGCGCAGCCAAGCGCGAGTCAGCGCTGGCGACCGCGAGTCAGCGCAGGCGGGCACGAGTCAGCGCGAACTGGCACGAGTCAGCGCGACCACCGAGCCACCGATGCTGCGCGCCGCGGCCTTCGTGCTGGACCAGTCCCCGCAGCTCGACGTCGCCGACCTGCGTGCAGCCACCGCCCAGGCCCTCGCCGTCGGGGACGTCCCACCACTCGGCCCCTACCGGACCTTCCAGGTCCCGGTCGCGGACGTCGAACGCCTCACGGGCCTCGACCTCGGCGCCCTCGTCGCCGCGGACGTCCTCGCCGGGGAACCCGCTGCCGGCCGTCGCGACGTCGTCGAGCCACTGCGCGTCGGCACCGTCCCGAGAAGCTGGTCGCCGGTCACCACCCCCGCGGACCTCACCCTCGCCCCCTGA